A stretch of the uncultured Desulfobacter sp. genome encodes the following:
- a CDS encoding DUF1343 domain-containing protein — MNKNTPRVKTGLDVLCDNPPEYLKGRRLGLLANPASITSQFVHAKDVMARLFPGQLCAIFSPQHGFFAEKQDNMIESGHFRDPDLNIPIFSLYSETRIPTADMFDIIDTLVIDIQDVGTRVYTFIYTISYCLETAAGLGKSVVILDRPNPVGGIQVEGNILETDCASFVGRYPIPMRHGMTVGEMTAYINTTQKIDCDLTVIPMQGWNRDMYWQDTGLVWIPPSPNLPTPISAMVYPGQVILEGTNLSEGRGTTLPFEQFGAPFIDIHTIKQCVQDRLEGVVLRPLCFQPTSGKWQNQTCKGVHIHITNKDDYKPYLYSLILLQEIMRAHPNDFAFKAPPYEYEFKRLPMDLILGSRNLRKNLEKMNDPFELEKAWQVSLHAFKQASKTFYLYK, encoded by the coding sequence TTGAATAAAAACACACCACGGGTCAAAACCGGATTAGACGTCCTTTGCGACAATCCGCCTGAATATTTAAAAGGCAGACGACTGGGCCTTTTGGCAAATCCAGCGTCGATAACCAGTCAATTTGTCCACGCAAAAGACGTTATGGCGCGACTTTTTCCAGGGCAGCTGTGTGCCATTTTCTCACCCCAACATGGTTTTTTTGCGGAAAAACAGGACAATATGATCGAATCGGGTCATTTCAGGGATCCAGATCTGAATATACCGATTTTCAGTTTGTACAGTGAAACAAGAATTCCCACAGCCGATATGTTTGATATTATAGATACCCTTGTTATCGACATTCAGGATGTAGGGACTCGTGTGTATACCTTCATATATACCATCTCGTATTGCCTTGAAACAGCGGCAGGATTAGGTAAATCCGTAGTGATTTTAGACCGCCCCAACCCTGTGGGCGGCATACAGGTTGAAGGTAATATCCTTGAAACGGACTGTGCATCTTTTGTCGGGCGTTACCCTATTCCCATGCGTCACGGCATGACCGTGGGCGAAATGACCGCTTACATCAATACAACCCAAAAAATAGATTGTGATCTTACCGTGATTCCCATGCAGGGATGGAACAGGGATATGTACTGGCAGGACACCGGATTGGTCTGGATCCCACCATCCCCGAACCTGCCCACGCCGATTTCAGCTATGGTATATCCCGGCCAGGTGATCCTTGAAGGGACCAATCTGTCTGAAGGACGGGGCACCACCCTGCCCTTTGAACAGTTCGGCGCGCCGTTTATTGATATTCATACAATAAAACAATGTGTGCAGGACCGACTGGAAGGTGTTGTGCTGCGCCCACTGTGTTTCCAACCCACATCGGGAAAATGGCAGAACCAAACGTGCAAAGGCGTCCATATCCACATTACAAACAAAGATGATTATAAACCCTATTTATATTCTCTCATCTTATTACAAGAAATAATGAGGGCTCATCCCAACGACTTTGCGTTCAAGGCTCCGCCCTATGAATATGAATTTAAACGTCTGCCCATGGATCTGATTTTAGGAAGCCGGAATCTGCGTAAAAATCTTGAAAAGATGAATGACCCTTTTGAATTAGAAAAGGCCTGGCAGGTTTCTTTGCATGCGTTCAAGCAGGCGTCAAAAACCTTCTATTTATACAAATGA
- the hisC gene encoding histidinol-phosphate transaminase: MSFSVSESVKAIKPYEAGKPLSEVEREYGITNAVKLASNENPFGCSPNVADAVLSKLSGMNRYPEPVPFSLCQKLAEKYHVGMENLVIGNGSDDIIALLAHGFLDPGQEAVMPLPSFLMYEISVKTAKGVPVMVPLKDFSTNLDGLVKAVTPKTKLVFVTNPFNPTGAWVTTDEFLRFADQLPANVLIVVDEAYIEFARNDAVYNSLAEPLTDPRIVTLRTFSKAYGLAGFRIGYGIMDKSVAEILNRIRQPFNVNTLAQAAAQAALEDTDFLTKSISGTHQGIDFLTQKFTDAGFEVVPTQANFLMVDVKTDSRDICEKMLCKGVVVRSLASYGYDTFIRINAGTDQENQMCVDALLNATGR, from the coding sequence ATGTCGTTTTCAGTCAGTGAGTCCGTAAAGGCCATAAAACCCTATGAGGCCGGCAAGCCATTAAGTGAGGTAGAGCGCGAGTATGGGATTACCAATGCGGTAAAACTTGCCTCCAATGAAAATCCTTTTGGATGTTCACCCAACGTGGCCGACGCTGTTTTGTCAAAATTGTCCGGAATGAATCGGTATCCCGAGCCGGTACCTTTTTCATTATGTCAAAAGCTTGCTGAAAAGTACCATGTCGGAATGGAAAATTTGGTCATTGGAAACGGTTCCGATGATATTATTGCTTTGCTTGCCCATGGATTTTTGGACCCTGGACAAGAAGCGGTGATGCCGCTGCCTTCTTTTCTCATGTATGAAATCAGTGTCAAGACCGCAAAGGGCGTTCCGGTTATGGTGCCCCTCAAAGATTTTTCAACCAACCTTGACGGGCTTGTCAAGGCCGTTACCCCAAAAACAAAACTGGTGTTTGTAACCAATCCTTTTAATCCCACCGGTGCCTGGGTTACTACAGATGAGTTTTTACGATTTGCTGATCAATTACCGGCCAACGTGTTGATTGTTGTGGATGAAGCGTATATCGAATTTGCACGCAACGATGCGGTTTATAATAGCTTGGCTGAACCGTTGACAGACCCCAGAATCGTAACCCTAAGAACTTTTTCCAAAGCTTACGGGCTTGCCGGCTTCCGCATTGGTTACGGGATTATGGATAAATCGGTTGCTGAGATTTTAAACCGGATACGGCAACCCTTTAATGTGAATACCCTTGCCCAGGCTGCTGCCCAGGCTGCCCTGGAAGATACGGATTTTTTGACCAAATCCATTTCCGGTACCCATCAAGGGATTGATTTTTTAACCCAGAAATTTACAGACGCCGGCTTTGAGGTGGTGCCCACCCAAGCCAATTTTCTTATGGTGGATGTAAAGACCGACTCCCGTGACATTTGTGAGAAAATGCTGTGCAAAGGCGTGGTGGTGCGATCGCTTGCGTCCTATGGATATGACACTTTTATTCGCATCAATGCCGGTACGGATCAGGAAAATCAAATGTGCGTGGATGCGCTCCTCAATGCTACAGGCAGATAA
- the cmk gene encoding (d)CMP kinase, producing MTDRRIVTIDGPAGAGKTTVSKALARELGCVYVDTGALYRAVAYEIQCRGIDWQNSALLEPFLDGLDLDFVMEGKEPVLTSSGRDISAYIRTHEISMLASATSAVSQVRKALLGIQKSIAKDRDAVFEGRDMGTAVFPNAPYKFFLTADVNVRARRRFEESSAPGISFEKILEDMVKRDADDTQRTVSPLKQAPDAILIDATKLDVSQVVEKMKRIIKVI from the coding sequence ATGACGGATCGACGTATTGTTACCATTGACGGGCCGGCCGGTGCAGGCAAGACAACTGTTTCAAAGGCACTTGCCCGGGAACTTGGGTGTGTATATGTGGACACCGGTGCGCTGTACCGAGCTGTTGCTTATGAAATCCAGTGCCGGGGAATCGATTGGCAAAACAGCGCCTTGCTTGAACCGTTTCTTGACGGTCTTGATCTTGATTTTGTCATGGAAGGCAAAGAACCCGTGCTGACATCATCGGGCCGGGATATCAGCGCATACATCCGCACCCATGAGATCAGTATGCTGGCTTCAGCCACATCGGCAGTCTCCCAGGTGCGAAAGGCATTGCTGGGTATCCAAAAATCTATTGCCAAAGACAGGGATGCCGTGTTCGAAGGCCGGGATATGGGCACGGCTGTTTTCCCCAACGCGCCATATAAATTTTTTTTAACTGCAGACGTTAACGTGCGTGCCCGAAGACGATTTGAGGAATCAAGCGCCCCCGGGATTTCATTTGAAAAAATTCTTGAAGATATGGTTAAGCGGGATGCGGACGATACACAACGTACGGTCTCTCCATTGAAACAGGCTCCGGATGCGATCCTTATAGATGCTACCAAACTGGATGTCTCCCAGGTGGTTGAAAAAATGAAACGCATCATCAAAGTTATTTAA
- a CDS encoding 30S ribosomal protein S1, with protein MNNIAEENENQNMNQELETQNQELETQDEVKESEIQLTGEETMEELLDIYDSSLSKFEEGQVVTGTVISVGRETVLVDVGYKSEGQISIHEFIGEDGNVSVNVGDEFEVMIEVWDEEEETVLLSRDKAKKVKVWDAIKDIYDDDGTIEGVITSRVKGGFSVDIGLQAFLPGSQADLRPIRNMDEMVGQTYTFKILKYNKKRNNIVLSRRVLLETEREKMRSATLSAIENDKVMEGIVKNITEYGVFVDLGGVDGLLHITDISWGRVKHPSELFSVGDQIKVKILSFDFEKERVSLGMKQLTPDPWTTAAEKYPTGSKIEGRVVSLTDYGAFIELEEGVEGLIHVSEMSWTRKIRHPSQMVAVGEQVEAVVLDLKPENRRISLGIKQTVENPWEVISQKYPVGTIIEGKIKNITEFGLFIGIDDDIDGLVHISDISWTKRIKHPSEIYKKNDTIQAVVLDIDKANERFSLGIKQTQVDPWETVAERYDVGKEISGVITNLTDFGVFVELEEGIEGLVHVSEISKENIKSPKEHYQIGETITAKVMNINSDERRIGLSIKRLDEDDDDRYLEEIAKSSKPAASAFGEMLRNNIQEKLEAEKKENE; from the coding sequence ATGAATAACATTGCTGAAGAAAACGAAAACCAAAACATGAATCAAGAATTAGAGACCCAAAACCAAGAATTAGAGACCCAAGACGAGGTAAAAGAGTCCGAAATCCAACTCACCGGAGAAGAGACCATGGAAGAACTGCTGGATATCTATGATTCCAGCCTTAGTAAATTTGAAGAGGGACAGGTTGTCACCGGAACAGTGATCTCCGTCGGCAGGGAAACGGTCCTTGTCGATGTGGGATACAAATCTGAGGGACAGATCTCAATTCATGAATTCATTGGTGAGGACGGCAATGTCAGCGTAAACGTCGGCGACGAGTTTGAGGTAATGATCGAAGTATGGGATGAAGAAGAAGAGACCGTTCTTCTCTCCCGTGACAAAGCCAAAAAGGTTAAAGTGTGGGATGCCATCAAAGACATCTACGACGATGACGGCACCATTGAGGGTGTTATCACCAGTCGGGTTAAAGGCGGTTTCTCCGTTGATATCGGACTGCAGGCCTTTTTGCCGGGCTCCCAGGCGGATCTGCGGCCCATCCGCAATATGGATGAAATGGTCGGCCAGACTTATACCTTTAAAATTCTCAAGTACAACAAGAAAAGAAACAACATTGTTCTGTCACGCCGTGTATTGCTTGAAACCGAAAGAGAGAAAATGCGCAGTGCCACACTGTCTGCCATTGAAAACGATAAAGTCATGGAAGGTATTGTTAAAAACATTACCGAATACGGTGTCTTTGTTGATCTCGGCGGTGTTGACGGACTTCTTCATATTACCGATATTTCCTGGGGACGGGTTAAACATCCCTCTGAATTGTTCTCTGTCGGCGATCAGATCAAGGTGAAGATTCTCTCCTTTGATTTTGAGAAGGAACGGGTTTCTCTGGGCATGAAACAGTTGACCCCCGATCCCTGGACAACAGCTGCTGAAAAATATCCCACCGGTTCGAAGATTGAAGGCCGGGTGGTCAGCCTGACCGATTATGGGGCGTTTATTGAGCTTGAAGAGGGTGTTGAAGGCCTTATCCATGTCTCTGAAATGTCCTGGACCCGTAAAATCCGTCACCCATCCCAGATGGTTGCCGTGGGCGAACAGGTTGAGGCCGTTGTTCTGGATCTCAAACCTGAAAACCGCAGAATTTCTCTGGGTATCAAACAGACCGTTGAAAATCCCTGGGAAGTCATTTCTCAGAAATACCCCGTGGGTACCATTATTGAAGGAAAAATCAAGAACATTACCGAATTTGGTCTGTTCATCGGCATTGATGATGACATTGACGGCTTAGTTCACATCTCTGATATTTCTTGGACCAAACGGATTAAGCATCCTTCTGAAATTTATAAGAAAAATGATACCATTCAGGCAGTCGTACTTGATATCGACAAGGCCAATGAAAGATTCTCTTTGGGTATCAAGCAAACCCAGGTTGATCCTTGGGAAACAGTTGCCGAACGTTATGATGTGGGCAAGGAAATTTCAGGCGTCATCACCAATCTTACCGATTTCGGCGTGTTTGTAGAGCTTGAAGAAGGTATTGAAGGGCTGGTTCATGTATCTGAAATCAGCAAGGAAAACATCAAGAGCCCCAAAGAACATTACCAGATCGGTGAAACCATTACGGCTAAGGTAATGAACATCAACTCTGATGAAAGACGGATCGGCCTGTCCATCAAACGTCTGGATGAAGATGATGATGATAGATATCTTGAAGAAATTGCAAAAAGCTCCAAACCTGCTGCCTCCGCATTTGGAGAAATGCTGAGAAATAATATCCAGGAAAAACTGGAAGCGGAGAAAAAAGAAAACGAATAA